In Geopsychrobacter electrodiphilus DSM 16401, a single window of DNA contains:
- a CDS encoding response regulator: MDMIQVLIVEDDVKIAEIHRRFTEKVEGFEVVGVANSIDEARDLVEVLQPALVLLDIYFPNESGIDLLWEIRAKYRNTDLILITAAKEMEPLQEAIRGGAFDYIIKPALFSRFQDTLQRFRQARLRLAAQGSVAQQDVDQLLNPRSVAPLDRPQLPKGIDAITLDKVKKVFSAPPANGWSADEVGRQVGMSRSSARRYLEYLVDVDWLSADLLYGTVGRPERKYFRL; the protein is encoded by the coding sequence ATGGATATGATACAGGTTCTGATTGTCGAGGATGATGTGAAGATTGCTGAAATTCACCGCCGCTTCACCGAGAAGGTGGAAGGGTTCGAAGTCGTAGGGGTGGCAAACAGCATCGATGAAGCGCGCGACCTGGTTGAGGTGTTGCAACCGGCGCTGGTGCTGCTCGACATCTACTTTCCCAATGAAAGCGGCATCGACCTTTTATGGGAGATTCGCGCCAAATACCGTAATACCGACCTGATCCTGATCACAGCGGCCAAAGAGATGGAGCCGCTGCAGGAGGCGATCCGCGGCGGGGCCTTTGATTATATCATCAAGCCGGCGCTCTTCAGCCGTTTCCAGGACACCCTGCAGCGTTTTCGTCAGGCCCGTCTCCGCCTGGCGGCGCAAGGTTCCGTCGCGCAGCAGGACGTCGATCAACTGCTCAATCCGCGTTCGGTCGCTCCACTCGACCGGCCGCAGCTGCCAAAGGGGATCGATGCCATCACCCTTGATAAGGTCAAAAAGGTCTTCTCGGCACCACCAGCCAACGGGTGGAGCGCTGACGAGGTCGGACGACAGGTCGGCATGAGTCGCTCCTCGGCGCGGCGCTATCTCGAATACCTGGTCGATGTCGACTGGCTGAGTGCTGATCTGCTCTACGGTACGGTCGGCCGGCCGGAACGCAAGTATTTTCGTTTATAA
- a CDS encoding AbrB family transcriptional regulator, translated as MVWSCLFSLVNSSGLKDLSSRNHISKIRSQDSGFPSCPRFALQIGGKSAPAIYLLCREAMGRVALILVVGVVGGLLAKRVGCPGGPVVGSMLASGLTAILIPGQFVIPGSMSTAVQIMLGVSLGMGFDRSFLPLGVKLLPLAILSTLALLMIAVVMVWLAQVFGLIDFATALFGFSPGGMSGMSLLAQAEGHQASVVAFLHTVRIFTLFLVVPLLGRLVLAKLRGL; from the coding sequence GTGGTTTGGTCCTGCCTTTTTTCCTTGGTAAATTCTTCCGGATTAAAGGATCTGTCGAGCCGGAACCACATATCGAAGATTAGGTCCCAAGATTCAGGTTTTCCTTCTTGCCCCCGATTTGCGTTGCAAATCGGGGGCAAGAGTGCGCCAGCGATTTATTTATTATGCAGAGAAGCTATGGGCCGGGTTGCGCTAATACTTGTGGTGGGTGTGGTCGGTGGGTTGCTCGCTAAAAGGGTCGGCTGCCCTGGCGGCCCAGTGGTCGGTTCAATGCTTGCCTCCGGCTTGACCGCTATCCTCATCCCCGGACAGTTCGTGATCCCAGGAAGCATGTCCACGGCGGTGCAGATTATGCTCGGAGTTTCGCTTGGAATGGGTTTCGATCGATCGTTTCTGCCCCTCGGGGTGAAGCTCTTGCCACTGGCGATCCTCAGTACCCTGGCGTTGCTAATGATCGCAGTTGTTATGGTCTGGCTGGCGCAGGTCTTTGGTTTAATCGATTTTGCTACAGCACTGTTTGGGTTTTCTCCCGGAGGGATGTCTGGAATGAGTCTGCTGGCGCAGGCCGAAGGACACCAGGCTTCAGTCGTGGCGTTTCTACATACCGTGCGAATATTCACCTTGTTTCTGGTCGTTCCGCTGCTCGGCAGGCTGGTATTGGCGAAATTGCGGGGCTTATAA
- a CDS encoding tripartite tricarboxylate transporter permease, whose amino-acid sequence METFGFLMQGFDVALTPMNLGLALLGCLLGTIMGALPGLGPANGVAILIPLAFSLRLPPSSALIMLTSVYYGAMYGGRISSILLNIPGDEPALMTTLDGYPMAQQGKAGEALAISAVSSFVGGLLATFGLLLFAPILAKFALFFGPAEYFVLFVLAFTTIGGISSKNQFKSLLAAALGLMIATIGLDPSTGEARYTLGQMKLFEGVNFLVAIVGMFAISEILFFVEDSHAGKVTKVTVNKFKIKWKEMFGLTGTTVRSSFIGFIAGVLPGAGASLGSFISYTIEKRLFDHKGTFGKGDPRGVAAPEAGNNAAAGGALVPMLTLGVPGSGTTAVLLAMLMSMNITPGPLLFQNHPDVVWGLIAALFISNLLLLVLNLPMIGLFAKLLMVPSYVLMPIVAIVGLIGIYSISHSAFDLFVMIAFGVGGWFLRKLEVPLVPIILGLLLGQLMEDNLRRALNISNGNWWTLVDSPLCIGLWIMAIGGLVLPFFLGKFFRIKGSVEPEPHIED is encoded by the coding sequence ATGGAAACTTTTGGTTTTTTGATGCAGGGCTTCGATGTGGCCCTGACCCCGATGAATCTGGGGCTGGCGCTGCTCGGGTGTCTCCTCGGCACCATCATGGGCGCCCTGCCCGGGCTCGGCCCCGCCAACGGGGTGGCGATCCTCATCCCCTTGGCCTTCAGTCTGCGCCTGCCACCATCTTCGGCGCTGATCATGCTGACCAGCGTTTACTACGGGGCCATGTACGGCGGGCGGATTTCGAGTATCCTGCTGAATATCCCCGGTGATGAACCGGCCTTGATGACGACGCTTGACGGCTACCCCATGGCCCAGCAGGGGAAAGCCGGTGAGGCGCTGGCAATCTCAGCGGTCTCATCTTTCGTCGGTGGCCTGCTGGCGACCTTCGGGCTGCTGCTGTTTGCGCCGATCCTGGCAAAATTCGCGCTGTTCTTCGGGCCAGCCGAATATTTTGTGCTCTTCGTCCTGGCCTTCACGACCATCGGCGGGATCAGCAGCAAAAATCAGTTCAAGTCGCTGCTGGCGGCCGCTTTGGGACTCATGATCGCGACAATCGGCCTCGACCCGTCGACCGGCGAAGCCCGCTATACCCTAGGGCAGATGAAACTGTTTGAAGGGGTCAACTTCCTGGTCGCCATCGTTGGGATGTTCGCCATCAGCGAGATCCTCTTCTTTGTCGAGGACAGTCACGCCGGAAAGGTCACCAAGGTCACGGTCAACAAGTTCAAAATTAAGTGGAAAGAGATGTTCGGACTGACCGGCACCACTGTGCGCAGCAGTTTCATCGGTTTTATTGCCGGGGTGCTTCCGGGGGCCGGGGCATCACTTGGCAGTTTTATCTCCTACACCATTGAAAAACGGCTGTTTGATCACAAAGGGACCTTCGGCAAGGGCGACCCGCGCGGCGTGGCCGCACCCGAGGCCGGTAACAACGCCGCCGCTGGCGGTGCGCTGGTGCCGATGCTGACCCTCGGGGTGCCCGGCAGCGGAACCACCGCAGTCCTGCTGGCGATGCTGATGTCGATGAATATCACTCCGGGCCCGCTGCTTTTCCAGAACCACCCGGATGTCGTCTGGGGGCTGATTGCGGCTCTGTTTATCAGTAACCTTTTGCTGCTGGTACTCAACCTGCCGATGATTGGCTTGTTCGCCAAACTTCTTATGGTCCCCTCCTATGTGCTGATGCCGATCGTCGCGATCGTCGGTCTTATCGGGATTTACTCCATCAGCCATAGCGCCTTTGATCTGTTCGTGATGATCGCCTTCGGCGTCGGGGGCTGGTTCTTACGCAAGCTGGAAGTACCGCTGGTGCCGATTATCCTGGGACTGCTCCTCGGGCAGTTGATGGAGGATAACTTGCGGCGCGCCCTAAACATCAGCAATGGCAACTGGTGGACATTAGTCGATAGCCCACTCTGTATCGGACTGTGGATTATGGCTATCGGTGGTTTGGTCCTGCCTTTTTTCCTTGGTAAATTCTTCCGGATTAAAGGATCTGTCGAGCCGGAACCACATATCGAAGATTAG
- a CDS encoding tripartite tricarboxylate transporter TctB family protein, whose amino-acid sequence MSDRIFGVLLLLLAADYSWTARGFDPGFMADPLGPQTFPYLLGAVLAVTALYLLLRPDPTAHWPDLPRLLQLGLVILVLLAYASLLEWLGFLIATLLTVTMLGWRLGASLRTAILTGIGVSLVVYGLFDIVLELPLPAGLLGRF is encoded by the coding sequence ATGAGCGACCGGATTTTTGGGGTACTGCTGCTGTTGCTGGCCGCAGACTATAGCTGGACAGCCCGGGGTTTCGACCCCGGGTTCATGGCCGATCCCCTGGGCCCACAGACCTTCCCCTATTTACTGGGCGCGGTGCTTGCGGTGACCGCCCTGTATCTGCTGCTGCGGCCTGACCCCACAGCGCACTGGCCTGACCTGCCGCGCCTGCTGCAGCTGGGGCTGGTTATCCTGGTGCTGCTGGCCTACGCCAGTCTGCTGGAGTGGCTCGGCTTTCTGATTGCTACCCTGCTGACCGTGACTATGCTTGGCTGGCGCCTCGGCGCCAGTCTGAGGACGGCCATATTGACCGGAATCGGCGTTTCGCTGGTGGTTTACGGACTCTTCGATATTGTCCTTGAACTACCACTGCCTGCCGGGCTGCTCGGGAGATTTTGA
- a CDS encoding Bug family tripartite tricarboxylate transporter substrate binding protein — MKTFKIMAVMLIVMVGITTQALAFEPGNTECIAPANPGGGWDFTCRQVGKALYDLNLVPGPVKVTNMAGAGGGVAYGYVISKRGDDASLMVAASTSTTTRLAQDKFPGMNKDMVKWVAALGADYGIIAVGKDSPFKNLGDFMTALKTDPSQVAIGGGSAVGGWDHFKVLIAAKAAGVKNLTKVKYIAFQGGGEAITQVLGGHIQAYTGDVSEVQGHLESGDIRILAVLSEERLPGAMSNIPTAVEQGVNAVCPNWRGFYVPKDISDDAYNYWADSMATLYKSAEWQEIMTNNGLMPFFKKGADFDAFVAQQVADIRDLSKELGIIK, encoded by the coding sequence ATGAAAACATTTAAGATTATGGCCGTGATGCTGATCGTCATGGTCGGCATCACGACACAGGCTTTGGCTTTCGAGCCAGGCAACACCGAGTGTATTGCCCCGGCCAATCCTGGCGGCGGGTGGGATTTTACCTGTCGGCAAGTCGGCAAGGCGCTCTACGATCTGAATTTGGTTCCGGGACCGGTTAAGGTAACAAACATGGCCGGTGCCGGCGGTGGCGTGGCCTACGGTTATGTCATCAGCAAGCGTGGCGACGACGCCAGCCTGATGGTTGCGGCCAGTACCTCAACGACTACCCGTCTAGCGCAAGACAAGTTCCCGGGCATGAATAAAGACATGGTGAAGTGGGTTGCGGCACTGGGCGCCGATTACGGGATCATCGCGGTTGGCAAGGATTCACCCTTTAAAAACCTGGGCGATTTCATGACCGCTCTTAAGACTGATCCGTCCCAGGTCGCCATCGGTGGCGGCAGCGCCGTCGGGGGTTGGGATCATTTCAAGGTCCTGATTGCCGCCAAGGCGGCCGGGGTTAAAAACCTGACTAAAGTGAAATACATCGCCTTTCAGGGTGGTGGCGAAGCCATTACCCAGGTTCTTGGTGGACACATCCAGGCTTACACCGGTGACGTCAGCGAAGTTCAGGGGCACCTTGAGTCTGGCGACATCCGCATTCTGGCGGTTCTCTCAGAAGAACGTCTGCCAGGTGCGATGAGTAACATTCCCACTGCTGTCGAACAGGGCGTCAATGCGGTGTGCCCCAACTGGCGCGGCTTCTATGTGCCTAAAGATATCTCCGACGATGCATACAATTACTGGGCAGATTCAATGGCTACCCTCTACAAGTCTGCCGAATGGCAGGAGATCATGACCAATAACGGTTTGATGCCGTTCTTCAAGAAGGGCGCTGATTTCGATGCCTTTGTTGCTCAACAGGTAGCCGATATTCGTGATTTATCCAAGGAACTCGGGATTATAAAATGA
- a CDS encoding porin — MKQLKMFVTLATILALASPAFAEMKLNGYYRMTGVYQDIKSKSNDPEAESLVDQRIRMKLSDKLNENVTFVYYGEVDTVWGEQSKGKVGGGGQLGTDGVNIETKNAYVDLKVPESDWALRVGLQGINDNLSGMVIDEDAAGVVVKGKLAGNNVGLIYSKFDEKVRTENDDTDFYGAQINRNFGEQFNLGGEAYLFDDNLTKKKIYYYGATADYKLKDYDINGFLVMQNGSTDTTNVDSQAFAASIKGSMTLPKGNLGLRFIYVSPDDSATDDNAWQSSIGEWEFAGENLMIFLPDKLINNSGYPRYAMVDGAMAGFGMTGLVASANLNDLPLGLYSKLGLGAFMAADDRRNGSKASHVAGDLVTASSDTRAGSMMGYEIAARVGKVIAEKFDISLRGAYASYGDFYDDTVDANGTVTNPDNVYKIAMMVNVNF, encoded by the coding sequence ATGAAACAGTTAAAAATGTTTGTCACCCTGGCCACGATTCTGGCCCTGGCCAGTCCGGCATTCGCCGAGATGAAATTAAATGGCTACTACCGGATGACCGGCGTGTATCAGGACATCAAGAGTAAATCGAACGATCCGGAGGCGGAAAGTCTCGTCGATCAACGCATCCGTATGAAGCTCTCCGACAAGCTCAACGAAAACGTGACCTTCGTTTATTATGGGGAGGTTGATACGGTTTGGGGAGAGCAGTCAAAAGGGAAGGTCGGTGGCGGTGGTCAACTCGGCACCGATGGTGTAAATATCGAGACCAAAAATGCCTATGTCGACCTCAAGGTCCCGGAATCTGATTGGGCATTGCGGGTTGGTTTGCAGGGGATCAACGACAACCTTTCCGGCATGGTGATTGATGAGGACGCTGCAGGTGTAGTGGTCAAAGGGAAACTCGCCGGTAACAATGTGGGTCTGATATATTCGAAATTCGACGAAAAAGTCCGCACCGAAAATGATGACACGGATTTTTACGGCGCCCAAATTAATCGCAATTTCGGTGAACAGTTCAATCTTGGTGGCGAAGCCTATCTTTTTGACGACAATTTAACGAAGAAAAAAATCTATTACTATGGCGCAACCGCTGATTACAAGTTAAAGGATTACGACATTAACGGCTTTCTGGTGATGCAAAACGGTTCTACCGACACAACCAATGTCGACAGTCAGGCCTTTGCCGCGAGCATCAAGGGTTCGATGACCCTGCCCAAAGGGAACCTCGGCCTGCGCTTTATCTACGTCAGTCCTGATGATAGCGCCACCGACGATAATGCCTGGCAATCAAGCATTGGCGAATGGGAATTTGCCGGCGAGAACCTGATGATCTTCCTCCCCGACAAGTTGATCAACAACTCCGGCTACCCCCGCTACGCAATGGTCGATGGCGCGATGGCCGGCTTCGGCATGACCGGCCTGGTCGCCAGCGCCAATTTGAATGATCTGCCGTTGGGTCTGTACAGCAAACTCGGTCTGGGTGCCTTTATGGCCGCTGATGATCGCCGCAACGGCAGCAAGGCCTCCCACGTGGCTGGTGACCTGGTGACCGCGAGCAGCGATACGCGTGCTGGCAGCATGATGGGTTATGAAATCGCGGCCCGTGTCGGCAAAGTCATCGCCGAAAAGTTCGATATCAGCCTGCGCGGCGCTTATGCGAGCTACGGCGATTTTTATGACGACACCGTTGACGCCAATGGCACCGTCACAAACCCCGACAATGTTTACAAAATCGCAATGATGGTCAACGTTAACTTTTAA
- a CDS encoding plasmid mobilization protein has product MGKKSGIPSTTTVTFRVTRDEKDAIKALARRHQISVSKYLHDNVYTILEAELLAFLIGHD; this is encoded by the coding sequence GTGGGAAAAAAATCAGGAATCCCAAGCACCACCACCGTGACCTTTCGGGTCACCCGCGATGAAAAAGACGCCATCAAAGCGCTGGCCAGACGTCATCAGATCAGTGTCTCTAAATACCTGCACGACAACGTCTACACAATTCTGGAAGCTGAGCTGCTGGCTTTTCTTATCGGGCATGATTGA
- a CDS encoding ribonuclease HI, whose amino-acid sequence MPSELMLLIDGSMNPQSKTGYGAYLMVTDPDLPLAELRLQVKLRRFTQTSSSRLELQTLIWALGEMPASGCRVRVHTDSQTIIGLAGRRERLEQNGYRSSNNRPLNNALLYQEFYRLTDQLDCEFVQLRGHLTAKLKTPVDRLFTLVDRASRQALREESERESGRVGDDN is encoded by the coding sequence ATGCCGTCCGAGCTGATGCTGCTGATCGATGGCAGCATGAACCCGCAATCGAAAACAGGTTATGGGGCTTATCTCATGGTGACTGATCCCGACCTGCCGCTGGCGGAGCTGCGCCTGCAGGTAAAATTGCGGCGCTTTACCCAGACCTCTTCGAGCCGACTGGAATTGCAGACGCTTATCTGGGCGCTAGGGGAGATGCCGGCCTCGGGCTGCCGGGTACGGGTCCACACCGATTCACAGACGATTATCGGTTTGGCCGGAAGGCGTGAACGGCTGGAGCAGAACGGCTATCGCTCCAGCAACAATCGGCCGCTCAACAACGCTCTCCTCTATCAGGAATTTTATCGACTGACCGACCAGCTCGACTGTGAGTTTGTCCAACTACGGGGGCATCTGACCGCGAAGCTGAAAACCCCAGTGGATCGACTCTTTACCCTGGTGGATCGCGCCTCACGTCAGGCGTTGCGGGAGGAATCGGAGAGAGAGTCGGGGCGCGTCGGTGATGATAACTGA